From a single Natranaerobius trueperi genomic region:
- a CDS encoding S8 family peptidase gives MKNNERLPIKFFAKREVDNQRVEPGGSRDLPKWVLDEEKLALKSKAFVSTVERFKEEVLKKERTNSLIPLTIKTRIIDEATAKTHRRKVTDLFRTSSDNNVLGLADSDELVVKLGDSRATDAIIKRLKNTDRYAYALSCIDDIEEFTPFITETNKKEPVDYKVKLVNYQNYEQNVSVQKYFEKSIAELKLDFVKTKYTQDYIIYNLKSVDTDTLEMLKKDESFEAIFSIEPMPKYKVTLDMDADDDEIDVLEPQEGKNYVNVGILDNGIAEIPHLKPWIYGERWSAYPEEYIKKTHGTFVSGVVLYGDKLEGKEWVGLDGVKILDACVFPDTEKEEISEDELIRNIQEVIQKYHKDVKVWNLSISITRTVDEFSFSDFAIALDSLQDDYNVLIIKSAGNCKNFMTGRPKGKVHEGADSVRSIVVGSIAHKQSDDDLAETDNPSPFTRIGRGPSYIIKPEVVHYGGNAGLNGEGRLVKTGVKSFGIDGTRQQSIGTSYSTPRISALAAGLYQEMDEEFDPLLLKGLIVHSASYSKDLKIPNVERVNQLGFGRPQSIKSILHNSPNEVTLILRDEISKGELVDIMDFPMPDCMVDDDGYYNGQIIVTLVYDSILEPSQRAEYCQSDIEVKMGTFDTKKDRDTTESNILNPIGREGSQNILLESCYSKQKLKSNSDDFALKERLLIQYKDKYYPVKKFAVDLSEVTDSNKVKYLTKDKKWYLHLNGLFREHIETKAEIESTNLSQEFCLMVTIKDPSGTKPVYDKVNQKLEEYNFWHNNVKLRTDVEVRV, from the coding sequence ATGAAGAATAATGAAAGATTACCCATTAAATTTTTTGCTAAAAGAGAGGTTGATAATCAGCGTGTTGAACCTGGTGGGTCTAGGGATCTACCAAAATGGGTTCTTGATGAAGAAAAACTAGCTTTAAAATCAAAAGCTTTTGTTAGTACTGTTGAAAGATTCAAAGAAGAAGTACTTAAAAAAGAAAGAACCAATTCATTGATACCACTCACTATTAAGACAAGGATTATAGATGAAGCAACTGCTAAAACGCATAGACGCAAAGTGACTGATTTGTTTAGAACCAGTAGTGACAATAATGTACTCGGGCTTGCTGATTCTGATGAATTGGTTGTTAAGTTGGGTGATTCTAGGGCTACAGATGCTATTATCAAAAGATTAAAAAATACAGATAGATATGCGTATGCACTTTCTTGTATAGATGATATTGAAGAATTTACTCCTTTTATTACTGAGACTAATAAAAAGGAGCCAGTGGATTATAAAGTTAAGTTAGTTAATTATCAGAATTATGAACAAAATGTTTCTGTACAGAAGTATTTTGAGAAGTCAATAGCTGAACTTAAATTAGACTTCGTTAAAACGAAATATACTCAAGACTACATTATATATAACCTTAAATCGGTAGATACAGATACTTTAGAAATGTTGAAAAAAGATGAGTCTTTTGAGGCTATTTTTTCGATAGAACCAATGCCCAAGTATAAAGTGACTCTAGATATGGATGCAGACGATGATGAGATAGATGTTTTAGAACCCCAAGAAGGAAAAAATTACGTTAATGTTGGTATTTTGGACAATGGAATAGCAGAAATCCCCCATCTTAAGCCTTGGATATATGGAGAAAGGTGGTCAGCTTACCCAGAAGAATATATCAAAAAGACTCATGGTACATTTGTATCTGGTGTTGTTTTGTACGGAGATAAGCTCGAAGGTAAGGAGTGGGTGGGATTAGATGGTGTTAAGATACTAGATGCTTGTGTTTTTCCTGATACTGAGAAGGAAGAAATAAGTGAAGATGAACTTATTAGAAATATTCAGGAAGTAATACAAAAATACCATAAGGATGTTAAAGTATGGAATTTATCTATAAGTATAACTAGAACTGTTGATGAATTCAGTTTTTCTGATTTTGCAATTGCTTTGGACTCATTGCAGGATGATTATAATGTCTTAATAATTAAATCCGCTGGAAATTGTAAGAATTTTATGACAGGTCGCCCTAAGGGTAAAGTACACGAAGGGGCGGATTCTGTAAGGTCAATTGTTGTTGGTTCAATAGCACATAAACAGTCTGATGATGATCTTGCTGAAACAGATAATCCTTCTCCGTTCACGAGGATTGGAAGGGGTCCCTCATATATTATCAAGCCAGAAGTCGTTCATTATGGCGGTAACGCTGGATTGAATGGCGAGGGACGGTTAGTTAAAACAGGAGTTAAATCTTTCGGGATTGACGGGACCAGGCAGCAATCAATTGGTACAAGCTATTCAACACCGCGTATTTCTGCATTAGCTGCAGGATTATATCAAGAGATGGACGAAGAATTTGACCCACTACTGTTAAAAGGATTAATTGTGCACTCTGCAAGTTATTCGAAAGATTTGAAAATACCTAATGTAGAGCGAGTGAACCAACTAGGTTTTGGAAGGCCTCAAAGTATAAAAAGCATACTTCATAATTCTCCTAATGAAGTTACCTTAATACTACGAGATGAAATATCAAAAGGAGAATTGGTAGATATTATGGATTTCCCGATGCCTGATTGCATGGTTGATGATGATGGTTATTATAATGGCCAAATTATTGTGACGCTTGTGTATGATTCGATACTTGAACCTTCGCAAAGAGCAGAATATTGTCAATCAGATATTGAAGTTAAGATGGGTACTTTTGATACAAAAAAAGACAGGGATACTACAGAAAGTAATATATTAAATCCAATAGGTAGAGAGGGGTCACAGAATATCCTTCTGGAAAGTTGTTATAGTAAGCAGAAACTAAAAAGTAATAGCGATGATTTTGCTTTAAAAGAAAGGTTGCTAATTCAGTATAAGGATAAGTATTATCCGGTAAAGAAATTTGCAGTTGATTTATCAGAGGTAACAGATTCAAATAAGGTTAAGTATCTAACTAAAGACAAAAAATGGTATCTGCATTTAAATGGATTATTTAGAGAACATATAGAAACTAAAGCAGAGATTGAATCTACAAACCTGAGCCAAGAGTTTTGCCTAATGGTTACTATAAAAGATCCTTCTGGTACTAAGCCTGTATACGACAAAGTCAATCAAAAACTTGAAGAATATAACTTCTGGCATAATAATGTAAAACTTAGAACTGATGTTGAAGTGCGAGTATAA
- a CDS encoding AAA family ATPase: protein MYTEIVKIIEGGVIGDKEKVFNYAQVLADNLEKDGDASLSKKIRTLLTNKKTRMASLDDFSTKPVDTESRMDMVDIFYPETLTDEPVLKPFIEEEIDEFIKSYQNRDEILRAGIEMINSLLLYGPPGCGKTTLARYISYRTGLPLVIVRLDGLVSSLLGSTSKNIRKIFNYASKRDCILLLDEFDVVAKLRNDSYELGELKRVVNSLIQNIDNFNENSVLIAATNHHELLDPAIWRRFSKIINMDRPDKNEIMSLIKSYKEYLNSTVVNSKKKLKWLTDAFEGMSHADVKTVINNAIKKAIINKKESVNNCDILNEIYLYKNHRIVSENEFIKFLLQYGVTHKEVNENFSYSLRKVREVSKLVE from the coding sequence ATGTATACAGAAATTGTTAAAATTATTGAGGGTGGAGTAATAGGAGATAAAGAGAAGGTATTTAATTATGCTCAAGTTTTGGCTGATAATTTAGAAAAGGATGGAGATGCGTCTCTTTCTAAGAAAATACGTACGCTTTTAACTAATAAAAAAACAAGGATGGCATCTTTAGATGATTTTTCAACCAAACCAGTGGATACTGAAAGCCGCATGGATATGGTTGATATTTTTTATCCAGAGACCTTAACTGATGAACCGGTGTTAAAACCTTTTATTGAGGAAGAAATTGATGAATTTATTAAGAGCTATCAAAATAGAGACGAAATATTGCGAGCAGGGATTGAAATGATTAATTCGTTATTATTATATGGACCACCGGGGTGTGGTAAAACCACTTTAGCTAGGTACATATCTTATAGAACAGGGTTACCACTAGTCATAGTTCGATTAGATGGCTTGGTTTCTTCATTATTGGGTAGTACATCTAAGAACATCAGAAAGATATTTAATTATGCTTCTAAGAGGGATTGTATTTTATTGTTAGATGAATTTGATGTTGTAGCAAAGCTTCGTAACGATAGCTATGAGTTAGGAGAACTTAAAAGGGTAGTTAATAGTTTGATTCAAAATATAGACAATTTCAATGAAAACAGTGTTTTAATAGCTGCCACTAATCATCATGAGCTACTTGATCCAGCTATTTGGAGAAGATTTTCTAAAATTATCAATATGGATAGACCCGATAAAAATGAAATAATGTCACTAATTAAATCTTATAAAGAGTATTTAAACAGTACTGTTGTTAACAGTAAAAAGAAACTGAAGTGGTTGACTGATGCGTTTGAAGGTATGAGCCATGCAGATGTAAAGACTGTTATTAATAATGCAATCAAAAAAGCAATTATAAACAAAAAAGAATCTGTTAACAACTGTGATATACTTAATGAAATCTATCTATATAAAAACCATAGAATTGTAAGTGAAAATGAATTTATTAAGTTTTTATTGCAGTATGGTGTAACACACAAAGAAGTAAATGAGAATTTTTCCTACTCACTACGAAAAGTACGGGAAGTTTCTAAATTAGTGGAATGA
- a CDS encoding VPA1262 family protein gives MDKWKYVKDSELFSVYLLALVEHINGSSKFLYGLGYPINGEVPKDKFFNYTISNNGPEKLQVNRLTCFLTGDKLKSFLDKIEEGKNLQTIAGELEIELDKKLTEELKGFHLKTKDYRHRPPVFLENKESINYYKLEPIASLASNPVICESIVNIEKEKVIDFDDGGYEQYDVMEFIKNILTDELSFKIPGPDIKRLGNFEVFSYPFESCKDVRPLTTKVLREGKDHQPTGVKINIKPGNFKNKVYLRCRTRNGQVIIGDQLKFIRDAEASQEITFPINEPCSDIEVTVWDASEIDNQPIKLLYEYRVPLMRSLSFDMGLIGLRGKLEDKWTKKLEKKSGGQKVNKKVERISRENFQIGGFDKDPWVPAGSELNRLFKHYFPEKSKAQFFSKGWQDENTFVKWFQDIAGKHKAKEVIIIDPYFDDEAVSKFLALAKYSDITYKVITDIGFRDSNIEDNIINGCKRAEPMLPPNIEIHGLFRKNRGTDQIFHDRFVLLFSENQLEQVYTLSNSLSGVAKNYPSVVVPVPDDVSHEIADYYLKLFNKCEAEGIPKVEVKLLWSQKKESVSTREKKVGKSGVEEFPGFDELTKVLFDSKEIPLDQIGDDYKLQIAENKQIRYKQFERLGKSLNSYLNHDRHKALKLWCGIANWSVRIPGHDRKKIFNWLNELDYREALTNVTKFCILESIEREFPIGVQNLRCDNENISIARNSFLPFTNMGQFAKSMLEYHFGRYHYIYSVSIAFKYLLSYNSEEAIDVLTRVIEQAKEKEGAVPTVDLAPCYIVISNCVNELSIKLSADMNHNEFRFLKIALQAEADVIRALSVAAISSYIVGGQRKLRDYGNEWVEALYYFDYLKDPMEKVHSLAWVAYECQVLRNQKNESSLLADKMEHIKKKTVEHFQEGFEDDTEFRSIMKKFSGPIEGSHSEDLCDVLKQLVECNKVSVEMAGDYIIKVLKEKVSTHLEYGNKYSLPVDSPFTYNVILCFCEISPQKASELEGELNTLINQAKRVLIEPFIKTRKYEKWKSSIETLCWCGAALLWLDNEKNNVKETFLNIYSLLQQHVDDFDDSFGLYDMFKKEVKDIG, from the coding sequence ATGGATAAATGGAAATATGTGAAGGATAGTGAACTCTTTTCTGTATATTTATTAGCTCTTGTAGAACATATTAACGGCAGTTCAAAATTTCTGTATGGTTTAGGATACCCAATTAACGGAGAAGTACCAAAGGACAAATTTTTTAATTACACAATATCAAATAATGGACCAGAGAAATTACAAGTTAATCGTTTGACTTGCTTTTTAACGGGAGATAAGTTAAAGAGTTTTTTAGACAAGATAGAAGAAGGTAAAAACCTTCAAACTATAGCAGGCGAGCTAGAAATTGAACTTGATAAGAAACTAACAGAAGAACTTAAAGGTTTTCACCTGAAAACAAAAGATTATAGGCACAGACCGCCCGTATTTTTAGAAAATAAGGAATCGATTAATTATTACAAGTTAGAGCCTATAGCTTCTCTCGCCAGTAATCCAGTAATTTGTGAATCTATTGTAAATATTGAAAAAGAAAAAGTGATCGACTTTGATGATGGTGGGTATGAACAGTACGACGTGATGGAATTTATTAAGAACATCTTAACTGATGAGCTTTCCTTCAAAATTCCTGGGCCGGATATTAAGAGACTCGGTAATTTTGAGGTATTTTCATATCCCTTTGAAAGTTGTAAAGATGTTAGACCGTTAACCACAAAGGTGCTCAGAGAAGGTAAAGATCACCAACCTACTGGGGTTAAAATTAATATCAAACCGGGGAACTTCAAAAACAAAGTTTATTTAAGGTGTAGGACTCGAAACGGTCAAGTAATTATTGGGGATCAGTTGAAATTTATAAGAGATGCAGAAGCTTCTCAAGAGATAACTTTTCCTATCAATGAACCTTGTAGTGATATTGAAGTCACAGTTTGGGATGCTAGTGAAATTGATAACCAACCCATTAAACTGCTATACGAATATAGGGTACCACTTATGCGTTCTTTGAGTTTTGATATGGGGTTAATAGGTTTGAGGGGAAAACTAGAAGACAAGTGGACTAAAAAACTTGAGAAAAAGAGTGGAGGTCAAAAGGTTAACAAAAAGGTTGAAAGGATTAGTAGAGAAAACTTTCAAATTGGAGGGTTTGATAAAGACCCTTGGGTACCTGCTGGAAGCGAACTTAATCGGCTATTTAAGCATTATTTTCCTGAGAAATCAAAAGCTCAGTTTTTTTCAAAAGGCTGGCAGGATGAAAATACTTTTGTTAAGTGGTTTCAAGATATAGCCGGGAAACACAAGGCTAAAGAGGTTATTATAATTGATCCATATTTTGATGATGAAGCGGTGTCTAAGTTCTTGGCCCTTGCAAAATATAGTGATATAACATATAAAGTGATCACTGATATTGGGTTTCGAGACAGTAATATTGAAGATAACATAATAAACGGTTGTAAACGAGCGGAACCTATGCTTCCTCCTAATATTGAGATACATGGACTATTTAGAAAGAACAGGGGTACAGATCAGATATTTCATGATCGATTTGTACTTCTATTTAGTGAGAACCAGTTAGAACAGGTATATACACTTTCCAATTCACTTAGCGGTGTAGCCAAAAACTATCCCTCGGTAGTAGTTCCTGTTCCAGATGATGTCAGCCATGAAATAGCAGATTATTATTTAAAACTTTTTAACAAATGTGAGGCCGAAGGAATCCCTAAAGTTGAAGTTAAGCTTTTATGGTCACAGAAAAAAGAATCCGTGAGTACAAGGGAAAAGAAGGTAGGCAAAAGTGGTGTTGAGGAATTTCCTGGGTTCGACGAATTAACTAAAGTACTTTTTGATTCTAAAGAAATTCCTCTCGATCAAATTGGGGATGACTATAAATTACAAATAGCTGAAAACAAACAAATTAGATATAAACAATTTGAAAGACTGGGTAAAAGTTTAAATAGTTATTTGAATCATGATAGACATAAAGCATTAAAGCTTTGGTGTGGGATAGCTAACTGGTCGGTAAGAATACCAGGTCATGATAGAAAGAAAATATTTAACTGGTTAAATGAGTTAGATTATAGAGAGGCGTTAACAAATGTAACTAAATTTTGTATTTTAGAATCTATAGAAAGAGAATTTCCTATTGGGGTACAAAATTTGAGATGTGATAATGAGAATATTAGTATAGCTAGAAATTCTTTTCTACCTTTTACTAATATGGGTCAATTTGCAAAATCAATGCTTGAATACCATTTCGGAAGGTATCACTATATTTATTCGGTAAGCATAGCATTTAAATATTTGTTAAGCTATAACTCCGAAGAAGCTATTGATGTTTTAACTCGTGTTATAGAGCAGGCAAAAGAAAAAGAAGGGGCGGTACCGACAGTTGATTTAGCACCTTGTTATATAGTAATTTCAAATTGTGTGAATGAGTTATCGATTAAATTATCTGCTGACATGAATCATAATGAATTCCGTTTTTTAAAGATCGCCTTACAAGCAGAAGCAGACGTCATTAGGGCACTTTCTGTAGCAGCTATTTCTAGTTATATAGTTGGGGGCCAAAGAAAATTGAGAGATTATGGCAATGAGTGGGTTGAAGCTCTTTATTATTTTGATTATTTAAAAGATCCTATGGAAAAAGTACATTCTTTAGCTTGGGTAGCGTATGAATGCCAGGTACTCAGAAATCAAAAAAATGAGAGTTCACTACTTGCTGATAAAATGGAACATATTAAGAAGAAAACTGTTGAACATTTTCAGGAAGGATTTGAAGATGACACTGAATTTCGTTCGATTATGAAGAAATTTTCTGGCCCTATTGAAGGAAGCCATTCCGAAGATTTATGTGATGTTTTGAAGCAACTAGTTGAGTGTAATAAAGTGTCAGTGGAGATGGCGGGAGATTATATTATCAAAGTGTTAAAAGAAAAGGTGAGTACGCATTTAGAATATGGAAATAAATACTCTCTTCCTGTTGACAGTCCTTTTACTTACAATGTTATTCTTTGCTTTTGTGAAATTTCACCACAGAAAGCATCTGAACTTGAGGGTGAATTGAATACATTAATAAATCAGGCTAAAAGAGTATTAATTGAACCATTTATTAAAACTCGGAAGTATGAGAAATGGAAGAGCTCCATTGAAACCCTATGCTGGTGTGGTGCTGCACTCCTATGGTTAGATAATGAAAAAAACAATGTGAAGGAGACTTTTTTAAATATTTACTCATTATTACAACAACATGTTGACGATTTCGATGACAGTTTCGGCTTATACGATATGTTTAAAAAGGAAGTGAAAGATATAGGATAA